The Clostridium sp. AWRP genome has a window encoding:
- the yidD gene encoding membrane protein insertion efficiency factor YidD has product MKKFLIFLVKLYMKYISPLKGPCCRFYPTCSQYTVEALQKYGTIKGGFMSIKRILRCNPFCKGGYDPVK; this is encoded by the coding sequence ATGAAAAAATTTTTAATTTTTTTAGTTAAATTGTATATGAAATATATATCACCTTTGAAGGGACCATGTTGTAGATTTTACCCTACTTGTTCACAATATACAGTAGAAGCATTGCAGAAATATGGTACTATAAAAGGTGGATTTATGTCTATAAAGAGAATATTGAGGTGCAATCCATTTTGCAAGGGAGGATATGACCCAGTTAAATAA
- the rnpA gene encoding ribonuclease P protein component, with amino-acid sequence MEVYRIKKNAEFRAVYRRGKSFSNNLLVLYIYRNKKGINRLGISVSKKVGKSVIRNRIKRLIKENFRLNIEDIKVGYDLVFIARNLSNGKSYIEIENSMKNLIKKAGLYNK; translated from the coding sequence ATGGAGGTTTACAGAATAAAAAAGAATGCAGAATTTAGGGCTGTATATAGAAGAGGAAAATCTTTTTCTAATAATCTATTAGTATTATATATTTACAGAAATAAAAAGGGTATAAATAGATTAGGTATATCAGTGAGTAAGAAGGTAGGAAAGAGTGTTATTAGAAATAGAATTAAAAGATTGATTAAAGAGAATTTTAGGTTGAATATTGAAGACATAAAAGTTGGATATGATTTAGTATTTATAGCTAGGAATTTGTCAAATGGTAAAAGTTATATAGAAATAGAGAATTCCATGAAAAATTTAATTAAAAAAGCAGGGTTGTATAATAAATGA
- the rpmH gene encoding 50S ribosomal protein L34: MWMTYQPKKKQRKREHGFRKRMRTLSGRNVIRRRRQKGRKRLTA, translated from the coding sequence ATGTGGATGACTTATCAACCAAAAAAGAAACAAAGAAAAAGAGAGCATGGCTTTAGAAAAAGAATGAGAACTTTATCAGGAAGAAATGTTATTAGAAGAAGAAGACAAAAAGGTAGAAAGAGATTAACAGCATAA